The Shewanella japonica genome has a window encoding:
- a CDS encoding DcaP family trimeric outer membrane transporter, whose amino-acid sequence MKQAKYGLLIGCSMLALSNVSYADTDMQFGGYVKADVMFSDYGNGAPDSGSLSRQFYVPGTIYGEEGNGKQVVDFQARETRFNFKTVSDFDGHKLTGFIELDFMTHTDGNERVSNSYSPRIRQAFISYDNWTVGQTWTTFQNPGALPENLDFVGAAEGTPFVRQAMIRYTNGGFQIAVENPETTVNKYATATRLTSGSGIVPDVVARYNFKTEGGTAISVAGILRQLNVEENVDGQAVDSTEMGYGASIAGIIPVGNDDFKFSATYGEGLGRYMALNYANAGNLDANGEIQAISSYGGYAAYRHWWNDKWRTSVTVSAFKADNDTMLSSSLVNAESYSSYINLLYSPTKPLTFGVEYMYAKNERENGSDGDLSRILFSAKYVL is encoded by the coding sequence ATGAAACAAGCAAAATATGGTTTATTAATCGGTTGTTCAATGCTGGCATTAAGTAATGTTAGTTATGCAGATACTGATATGCAGTTTGGGGGCTACGTAAAAGCTGATGTGATGTTCAGTGACTATGGTAATGGCGCACCCGATTCAGGAAGTTTATCTCGTCAATTTTATGTGCCTGGTACTATTTATGGCGAAGAGGGTAATGGTAAACAAGTTGTCGATTTTCAGGCGCGAGAGACTCGTTTTAATTTTAAAACGGTTTCAGATTTTGATGGTCATAAGTTAACAGGTTTTATTGAATTAGATTTCATGACTCATACTGACGGTAATGAACGTGTATCTAACAGTTATTCACCACGTATCCGACAAGCTTTTATTAGTTATGATAACTGGACAGTCGGTCAAACATGGACAACGTTCCAAAATCCTGGCGCATTGCCTGAAAACTTAGATTTTGTTGGTGCTGCCGAAGGTACACCTTTTGTTAGACAAGCGATGATTCGCTATACCAATGGTGGATTTCAAATAGCAGTCGAAAACCCTGAAACGACTGTAAATAAATATGCTACGGCAACACGACTCACCAGTGGTAGTGGCATTGTGCCAGATGTCGTTGCTCGTTATAACTTTAAGACAGAAGGCGGGACTGCTATTTCTGTGGCTGGTATTTTACGTCAATTGAATGTTGAAGAAAATGTTGATGGGCAGGCGGTAGATTCAACTGAAATGGGTTACGGTGCGAGTATTGCCGGTATTATCCCGGTCGGAAACGATGACTTTAAATTCTCAGCAACCTACGGTGAAGGCCTAGGGCGTTATATGGCGTTGAATTATGCCAATGCTGGTAATCTTGATGCTAACGGTGAAATACAAGCGATAAGCTCTTACGGTGGCTATGCCGCTTACCGCCATTGGTGGAATGACAAGTGGCGTACGAGTGTCACTGTGTCAGCATTTAAAGCTGATAACGATACTATGCTATCGAGTAGCTTAGTAAATGCTGAGTCTTACTCAAGTTATATTAACTTATTGTATTCACCAACCAAGCCTTTGACCTTTGGTGTTGAATATATGTACGCGAAAAACGAACGTGAAAATGGAAGTGATGGTGACCTAAGCCGTATTTTGTTCTCTGCTAAATACGTGCTTTAA
- a CDS encoding GrxA family glutaredoxin, with protein sequence MFVVIFGRPGCPYCVRAVELSEKLTEQRDGFKFKYVDIHAEGISKADLEKTVGKPVETVPQIFVDEVHVGGYTEFEQYVRSNNLLG encoded by the coding sequence ATGTTTGTTGTAATTTTTGGCCGTCCAGGCTGCCCTTATTGTGTTCGTGCTGTTGAACTATCAGAAAAATTAACTGAACAGCGTGACGGATTTAAGTTCAAGTATGTCGACATTCACGCTGAAGGCATTTCAAAAGCTGATTTAGAGAAAACGGTTGGCAAGCCTGTTGAAACAGTGCCACAAATCTTTGTCGATGAAGTGCATGTTGGTGGTTACACTGAATTTGAACAGTACGTACGTTCAAACAACTTATTGGGCTAA
- a CDS encoding DEAD/DEAH box helicase produces MTSVISLRDYQQDSVDAAIKHFKQSNDSAVLVLPTGAGKSIVIAELARIARGNVLILTHVKELVAQNAEKVGLLTQDASIYSAGLNQKKAVGKTVVASVQSAARAPEKFNQTFSLVIIDECHRVSNDENSQYWQLLNHLKKNNQQLKLLGLTATPYRLGLGWIFRHHYHGKVGNTEKPIFEQCIFELPMRPLIKHGYLTAPKIFDGLSAQYDFSQVTPSETGEYPQKEVDDLLDHQGRATTAIIKQVVQLAEHRKGVLIFAATVRHAKEIMKLLDDSAALITADTPHTVRDDIISRFKQQSLKYIVNVAVLTTGFDAPHVDLIAILRPTASVSLFQQMIGRGLRLAKDKEDCLVIDYAANGYDLYFPEVGQVKPNSKSVPVQVHCPVCQFANTFWGIVDSDGDIVEHFGRRCQGLVDTKQDTQQQCYFRFRSKSCPDCGAENDIAARICQTCQSTLIDPDKRLKQVLSSQHHHLFKCQEMHLIEDDKKLIVKYFDIDANEFKESFRMETPAQRRALYAIFIAPHSRTPGMKHPQFSSPQQVLEHQKHFKTPDLLLLKKQKHKWELVEKFFDYKGRFKTINENSFV; encoded by the coding sequence ATGACATCCGTAATATCCCTTCGTGATTACCAACAAGATTCTGTTGATGCCGCTATAAAACACTTTAAGCAAAGTAATGACTCCGCTGTATTAGTATTACCAACAGGTGCTGGTAAAAGTATCGTGATAGCAGAACTTGCAAGAATAGCTAGAGGCAATGTTTTGATATTGACTCACGTTAAAGAGCTAGTCGCTCAAAATGCAGAAAAAGTGGGATTACTGACTCAAGATGCCAGTATCTATTCAGCTGGATTAAACCAAAAGAAAGCGGTAGGTAAAACGGTTGTGGCTAGCGTTCAATCAGCTGCTAGGGCACCTGAAAAATTTAACCAAACTTTCTCTTTGGTTATTATTGATGAATGTCACCGTGTTAGTAACGATGAAAATAGTCAGTATTGGCAGTTATTGAATCATCTGAAAAAAAATAATCAGCAACTAAAATTACTCGGGTTAACGGCAACACCATACAGATTAGGACTAGGCTGGATATTTCGCCATCATTATCACGGTAAAGTCGGCAACACAGAAAAACCTATTTTTGAACAATGTATTTTTGAATTGCCCATGCGGCCACTTATTAAACACGGGTATTTAACAGCACCTAAGATATTCGATGGCTTAAGCGCACAATATGATTTTAGCCAGGTAACCCCTTCAGAGACGGGCGAATATCCACAAAAAGAAGTCGATGATTTATTAGATCATCAAGGCCGAGCTACCACAGCAATTATTAAACAGGTTGTGCAACTAGCAGAACACCGTAAAGGCGTGCTCATATTTGCGGCAACAGTGCGTCATGCAAAAGAAATAATGAAGTTACTCGATGATAGTGCAGCTTTAATTACCGCTGACACCCCTCATACAGTGCGTGATGATATTATTTCTCGGTTTAAGCAGCAAAGTCTTAAATACATTGTCAACGTAGCGGTACTTACTACAGGCTTTGATGCTCCCCATGTAGATTTAATTGCTATCTTAAGGCCTACGGCCTCTGTGAGCTTATTTCAGCAAATGATTGGCAGAGGCTTACGCTTAGCAAAAGACAAAGAGGATTGCCTAGTCATTGATTATGCAGCTAATGGATATGATCTTTATTTTCCTGAAGTTGGCCAAGTCAAACCCAACAGTAAATCTGTCCCAGTACAAGTACACTGCCCCGTTTGCCAGTTTGCTAATACTTTTTGGGGTATTGTCGATTCTGACGGTGATATTGTTGAACACTTCGGACGACGCTGCCAAGGATTAGTCGATACTAAACAGGATACACAACAGCAATGTTATTTCAGGTTTCGCTCTAAATCCTGCCCTGATTGTGGCGCTGAAAATGATATTGCAGCGCGCATTTGCCAAACATGCCAGTCAACTCTCATTGATCCAGATAAACGATTAAAACAAGTTTTATCCTCTCAACATCATCATTTATTCAAATGCCAAGAGATGCATCTCATCGAAGATGATAAAAAGCTGATAGTGAAATATTTCGATATTGACGCTAATGAATTTAAAGAAAGCTTTAGAATGGAAACACCTGCTCAGCGGCGCGCCTTATATGCAATTTTTATTGCTCCACACTCGCGCACGCCTGGGATGAAACATCCACAATTCTCATCACCCCAACAAGTTCTTGAACACCAGAAACATTTTAAAACGCCTGATTTGCTGTTACTAAAAAAACAAAAGCATAAGTGGGAATTAGTGGAAAAGTTTTTTGATTATAAAGGACGATTTAAAACCATTAATGAAAACAGTTTTGTTTGA